In the genome of Streptomyces fagopyri, the window GCCTGATCCCGCTCGCCCTCGTGCTGGTGGTCGGCGTGCGCCACCGCTCCGTGCTCGTGGAGGGCTTCGGCCATCTGCGGGCCGCCGAGTGGCCGTGGCTGCTCGCGGCGGTCGTCGCGACCTGTCTGACCTGGGTCGCCGCGGCCGTCACCCGGCAGGGCGCGGTCGTGGAGCGGCTGCCCGCGCGCCGGCTGCTCGCCACCCAGTTCGCGGCGGGTGCCGCCAATCACCTGCTGCCGACGGGGCTGGGCGCCGGCGCGGTCAATCTGCGTTTCATGACGGTGTGCGGTGTTCCGCTCGCCCGCTCCTCCGCGGCGCTCGCGCTGTACATGCTCGCCGAGTCGGTCGCCCGCCTGGCCCTGCTGGCCGGCCTGCTCGTCGCGTTCCCCGGAGCGCTGCGGCTCGGAGGCCTTCTCCCGGACGGGACTACGGGCCCCCTGCTGCTCGGCGCGGGCGCGCTGCTGTGCGTCGCGGTGACGGTGCTGCTGTGCGTACGACGGGTGCGCGTGGCGGTGCTGTCGTTCCTGCGCACCGCGCTCGGGGAGGCGCGCTCGGTGCACTCCCGTCCGGCGCGCGCGTGTGCGCTGTGGGGCGGCTCGCTCGCCTTCCCGCTGCTGCAGGCCGCCGGTCTGACCGCGGTGGGACAGGCGATGAACCTGCCGGTGCCGCCGCTGCACATGGCGCTGGCGTACCTGGCCGCGACCGCCGCGGTGGCGGTGGTTCCCACCCCGGGCGGGATCGGCTCGGTGGAGGCGGCGCTCGTCGTCGCGCTGGTGGCGGCGGGCGGTCCGGTGGCGGTGGCCACGGCGGTCGTCCTGGCGTTCCGGATCATCACCGTGTGGCTGCCGTTGCTGCCCGGAGCACTGACCCTGGGGGCGCTGGTGCGTCTGAAGGTGATCTGAGCGGTCCCCGGACGGCACGCGAACGGCACGGAGTAGCCTCGGACGTACGTCAGTCGGGAGAAGACGCACGTCAGCCGGGAGAAGGGGTCAGCGGCATGCCGGTCCGGACCGAACGCCAGGGGTACGTCACCACGGTCGTTCTTTCCCGCCCCGCCGCACGCAACGCGGTGGACGGCCCGACGGCCGTCGAACTCGCCGACGCGTTCCGGGAGTTCGAAGCCGACGACACGGCCCGGGTGGCAGTGCTCTGGGGCGAGGGCGGCACGTTCTGCGCGGGCGCGGACCTCAAGGCGATCGGTACCGAGGACGGCAACCGGGTGGCCGAGGACGGTGACGGGCCGATGGGCCCGACCCGGATGCGGCTGTCCAAGCCGGTGATCGCGGCGGTCGCGGGGCATGCCGTGGCCGGGGGTCTGGAACTGGCGCTCTGGTGCGATCTGCGGGTCGCGGAGGAGGACGCGGTCTTCGGTGTGTTCTGTCGCCGCTGGGGTGTTCCGCTCATCGACGGCGGCACCGTGCGCCTGCCCCGCCTCATCGGCACCAGCCGCGCGCTGGACATGATCCTCACCGGCCGCCCGGTCCCCGCCTCCGAGGCGTACGAGATGGGGCTCGCCAACCGCCTCGTACCGACCGGCGGCTCCCGTGCCGCCGCCGAGGAACTGGCCGCCGGGATCGCCGACTTCCCCCAGTCCTGCCTGCGCAGCGACCGCGCCTCGGTCCTCGACCAGGAGGGCCTGGTGGAGAAGACCGCCATGCGTGGTGAACTACGGCACGGCATGGGCGTGTTGGCCGACAGCATGGAGGGCGCCGCCCGCTTCGCGTCGGGAGCCGGGCGGCACGGTTCGTTCAGCGGGACGTGAAGCCGGCGAGGACCGCGCGAGGACGTCCGGTTGCGTCAAGAGCCGCCGCGCGGGGGCCCGGTGACGGAAGGACGGCCGTCGCCCGGGTGCGTGGACCCCGTGACGGACCTACCCCCGGGTACGGCAGGATGAGCGGTCGCCCCGGACGCCGAACCGCCGTCGGGGCGTGATCGCGCGTTCCCGGATTCGAGCAGGTGGCAAGTGACGACACAGCGCATACGGCCCGCGGGCCCTCACCCCGGTCCCGGTCTCCGAGGAGGTCGTCGATGAAGCGTTCGGTCACTCTGGACGACCTGATGATCGCCGGAATAGCCCTGGCCGCCGGGCTGCTGGCGGCATTCCTGTTGCGGATACTGCTGCGATGGCTGGGCAAGCACGCCGAGCGCACCCGCTGGAGCGGCGACGACGTCGTCGTGGACGCGTTGCGGGCTCTGGTGCCCTGGGCGGCGATCGCCGGCGGGGTCGCGTCGGCCGCCGCGGTGCTGCCGCTGGCCGCGCCGGTCGGCCGTACGGTCAACCGCTCGCTGACCGTGCTGCTCATCCTGGTCTCGACGGTCACCGCGGCCCGGCTGATCGCCGGACTGGTCCGCTCGGTGACCCAGTCCCGCTCGGGCGTCGCCGGATCGGCCACCATCTTCGTGAACATCACCCGGGTCGTGGTGCTGGCGATCGGCTTCCTGGTCGTCCTGCAGACCCTGGGCATCTCCATAGCGCCCCTGCTCACCGCTCTGGGCGTGGGCGGACTCGCCGTCGCCCTGGCGCTCCAGGACACGCTCGCGAACCTCTTCGCGGGCGTGCACATCCTCGCCTCGAAGACGATCCAGCCGGGTGACTACATCCGGCTGAGCAGCGGCGAGGAGGGGTACGTCGTCGACATCAACTGGCGCAACACCACGGTCCGTCAGCTCTCCAACAACCTGGTCATCATCCCCAACGCCCAGCTGTCGGGCACCAACATGACCAACTTCACCCGGCCCGAGCAGCGGATGACGCTGACCGTGCAGGTCGGCGTCGGGTACGACAGCGACCTGGAGCACGTCGAGCGCGTCACCAACGAGGTCGTCACCGAGGTGATGACCGGAATCACCGGCGCCGTCCCGGACCACGAGCCCGCGGTCCGCTTCCACACCTTCGGCGACTCCCGCATCGGACTGACCGTGATCCTCGGCGTCGGCGAGTTCAGCGACCAGTACCGGATCAAGCACGAGTTCATCAAGCGCCTGCACAAGCGCTACCGCGACGAGGGCATCCGCATCCCGTCGCCCGCCCGCACCGTCGCCCTCCAGCCCGGTGGCGCGGAGCTCCTGGAGTCGGGCATACCGCACCAGCGGGAGGCGTCGTCGCAGAGCCGGAGCCGGGTGGACGGGCCGGCGCGGCTCTAGTCCCGTGACGCTGACGGGCGCGATCCTCCAGCACCTCCCGGGGAGACGCATGCGAGGAGCCGCGGGCGCCACGGCGTACGGCATCGGTGGTGCCGGCGGCCGGTCGCGTCGACGTGGTCCCGGCCGACGGCCGCGCGTACGGGCGCGGAGCGGGGCCGCCGGCCGGACACACGGGCGCGGGACGGGACCGGGCCCGAGGGTGACCGTCCGATGGCCCGAGCCGACCGGGGGTCCTCCGGCCGGCTCGGGCCACCCCCGGTCGGCACGGGCCACCCCCCGGTCGGCCTCGGGCCACCCTCCGGTCGGGACGGTTCGGCCGGCGGGTTCTCGGGTCGGGGTGCCTTCGAACCGTACGGCCGGGGTCCCCGTGGAGTGCGAGATCCCGGTGGACGCCGGGATCACGGTGGACGCCTGGATCCCTCGGGGCACCGGTATCCCTTGGGGCACCGGGCCCCGTGACACCGGAACCCGTGGGCACCGAATCGCGCTCCCGGGCCGGCCCGATCGTCCGCGGTCGCCCGTGGTCGGCCACGGTCGGATGCGGACCCCTGTCGAGTCGGGGTCGCTCACGAGATATCTTGATGTCGAGCAATGTTGCAGACGTGGAGCGGAGCACCCGGTGACTGACTCGACCATCATCTACACCCACACTGACGAGGCCCCGGCCCTGGCGACGTATTCGTTCCTGCCGGTGGTCCAGGCGTACGCCGCGCAGGCGGGTGTCACTGTGGAGACCCGTGACATCTCGCTGGCCGGGCGCATCCTCGCGCTCTTCCCCGAGTTCCTGGAGGAGAGCCGGCGCGTCCCCGACGCCCTCGCCGAGCTCGGCGACCTGGCGAAGACGCCCGGGGCCAACATCATCAAGCTGCCGAACGTCTCGGCGTCCATCCCGCAGCTCAAGGCCGCGGTCGCCGAGCTGCAGGCGCAGGGCTACGCGCTGCCGGCCTACCCGGACGACCCGAAGTCGGACGAGGAGCGCGACATCCGCGCCCGTTACGACAAGGTCAAGGGTTCCGCCGTGAACCCGGTGCTGCGCGAGGGCAACTCCGACCGCCGCGCCCCCGCCTCGGTCAAGAACTACGCCAAGACGCACCCGCACCGCATGGGCAAGTGGACGTCCGACTCGAAGACGAACGTCGCCACCATGGGCGTCGACGACTTCCGCTCCACCGAGAAGTCCGCGGTGATCACCGAGGCCGGCGCGCTGAAGATCGAGCTGGTCGGCGACGACGGCTCCACCACGGTGCTGCGCGAGTCCGTGCCCGTCCTCGCGGGCGAGGTCGTGGACGCGTCCGTCATGCACGTCGCGCCGCTGCGTGAGTTCCTCACCGAGCAGATCGCCCGCGCCAAGGCCGAGGGCGTGCTGTTCTCGGTGCACCTCAAGGCCACGATGATGAAGGTCTCCGACCCGATCGTCTTCGGTCACGTGGTGCGCGCCTTCTTCCCGAAGACGTTCGCGCGGTACGGCGAGACGTTCGCCGCCGCCGGCCTGACCCCGAACGACGGTCTCGGCGGCATCTACAAGGGCCTGGAGTCCCTGCCCGAGGGCGCCGAGATCAAGGCCTCCTTCGACGCCGAGCTCGCCGAGGGCCCGGAGCTCGCGATGGTCGACTCCAACAAGGGCATCACCAACCTGCACGTGCCGTCCGACGTCATCGTCGACGCCTCGATGCCGGCCATGATCCGCACCTCCGGCCACATGTGGGGCCCGGACGGCCAGGAGGCCGACACCCTCGCGGTCCTGCCGGACAGCAGCTACTCCGGCGTCTACCAGGTCGTCATCGACGACTGCCGCGCCAACGGCGCCTTCGACCCGTCCACCATGGGCTCGGTGCCGAACGTCGGTCTGATGGCGCAGAAGGCCGAGGAGTACGGCAGCCACGACAAGACCTTCGAGGTGCCGACCACCGGTACGGTCCGCCTCCTCGACCAGGCCGGCAACGTCGTCCTGGAGCAGACGGTCTCCGCCGGCGACATCTTCCGCGCCTGCCAGACCAAGGACGCCCCGATCAAGGACTGGGTGAAGCTGGCCGTCACCCGCGCCCGCGCCACCGGCGACCCGGCCGTGTTCTGGCTGGACGAGACCCGCGCGCACGACGCCGTCCTCATCGAGAAGGTCGAGCGGTACCTGCCGGAGCACGACACCGAGGGCCTGGACATCCGCGTCCTGTCCCCCGTCGAGGCGACCAAGCTGTCCGTGGAGCGCATCCGCCGCGGCGAGAACACCATCTCCGTCACCGGCAACGTGCTGCGCGACTACCTCACCGACCTCTTCCCGATCCTGGAGCTGGGCACCAGCGCCAAGATGCTGTCGGTCGTCCCGCTGATGGCGGGCGGCGGCCTCTTCGAGACGGGCGCGGGCGGCTCCGCCCCGAAGCACGTCCAGCAGCTGGTCAAGGAGGACTACCTGCGCTGGGACAGCCTGGGCGAGTTCTTCGCGCTCGCGGCCAGCTTCGAGCACCTCGCCACCACCACGGGCAACGCCCGCGCCCAGGTGCTCGCCGACACCCTCGACCGCGCGACGGCGACCTTCCTCAACGAGGACAAGTCGCCGACCCGTCGCGTCGGCGGCATCGACAACCGCGGCAGCCACTTCTACCTGGGCCTCTACTGGGCGCAGGAGCTGGCCGCACAGACCGACGACGCCGATCTCGCCAAGGCGTTCGCGCCGCTCGCCGAGACGCTCACCGCGCAGGAGCGGACGATCGTCGACGAACTGCTCGCCGTCCAGGGCAAGCCCGTGGACATCGGTGGCTACTACCAGCCCGACCCCGCCAAGGCCGCGAAGGTCATGCGTCCGTCCACCACCTGGAACGAGTCGCTCGCGACCCTCGCCTGACACACCGTCGGGCCCCGACGGGCCACGACTGCGCCGCCCCGGCCGGATCCTCCGGCCGGGGCGGCCGTGTTCCCGCGTCCCGGTGATCCCGGTGATCCCGGACGGGACGCCGTGCGTCGGACACCGTGTGTCGGACACCGTGAGCCGGACGTCATGGGGCGAACGCCGTCCGGCGGGCGTCGTACGACGGACATCGTCCGGCAAGCGTCGTACGACGGCTCCCACGTGCCGAACGCCGTGTGCCCGGCACGGCTCTTCCGCCGTCCTGATACCCCCTCAGAGCCTCCGCGCGGCCGACCGACACACCGGCGCACACCCAAGGGCGACAAGGGCTGCCCACCTGGGTGATCAGCGGTGGCGGGCCGGAACCCCCGCTCATAGCTTCGGCCCATGACCAAACGACAGATGGCCTACCTCGCGTGCACCGCGGCCGTCATGGCGTCGGGGCTGGGTGCCGCCCCGTCGGCCGACCACCGCGTGGTGCATCGAGTGAGCCCCGGTGAGTCCATCCAGAAGGCCGTGGACGCCGCGCTTGCGGGGGACACCGTCCTCATCTCCCCCGGCACCTACCACGAGAGCGTCCGCGTCGCCGTGCCGGACCTCACGGTACGGGGCTCCGGCGCCGGCCGTACCGTCATCGAGCCGGGCCCTGCCCCGGCCCGCGGCACCTGCGCCAAGGCCGGCAACGGCATCTGCGTGACCGGGACGGACAGCGCTCCCCTCACCGGCGTCACCGTGCGCGCGCTGACCCTCAGAGGTTTCGCCAAGCAGGGCCTGTGGGCGTCGGGCACCGACCGGCTGACCGTCCATGGTGTGAGCGCCGAGGACAACGGCCAGTGGGGGATCGCCGCCGAGAAGTCCGTCCGCGCGGTGTTCCGGCACAACACCGCCCGGGGCAACGGCGACGCCGGCCTGTTCGTCGCCAACACGGTCGCCACCGAGGAGGGCGCCCGGGACACCCGGGGGACGGTCATCAGTCACAACCGGCTGATCGGCAACCGGATCGGTGTCACCGTGCGCCGTCTGCGCAACCTCACCGTCGACCACAACGAGGCGACCGGCAACTGCGCCGCCGTGTTCGTCGTGGGCGACGAGAACAAGCCGCACGCCGGGGCACTGACCGTGAGCGGGAACTACGTCCACGCCAACAACAGGTCCTGCCCCAAGACGCCCCGGCTGCCCACCCTGCAGGGCTCGGGCATCGTCCTCACCGGCACCGAGGACACCCTCGTGACGGGGAACAAGGTCCTGGACAACGTGGGCACCTCCCCCATGTCGGGCGGCATCGTGCTGTTCAAGAGCTTCGTCGGCGCCGCCAACCGCGGCGACGAGATCCGCGACAACCTGGTGCTGGGCAACGGCCCGGCCGACCTGGCCGACCGGGACGCCGCCGGCACGGGCAACGTCTTCCGCCACAACCTCTGCCAGGTCTCCGAGCCCGCCGGCAAGTGCTGACCGACCCTCACTCCCCCACCCCTCACCCGGCACGACAGAAGAAGCGAGGCACCAGATGACGACTGCCGAACAGGCTCCCCCGCCGCCCATGCGGCTGAGGGAACTCGTCTTCGGAGCGGCGTGCGCCGCGGCCGTACGCGCCGCCGCCCGCCTGGGCGTGGCCGACGCCCTGGAAGAGACGCCGATGAGCGTCGAGGATCTGGCGGCGGCGGTCAAGACCCAGCCGCAGACCCTGCGCCGGCTGCTGCGCGCCCTGTCCTGCCAGGGCGTCTTCGTGGAGCAACCGGACGGCGCCTTCGCCCACACGGAGATGTCCCGGCTGCTGCGCGAGGACGATCCGCACAGCCTGCGCTACATCGCCCTGTGGTGCACCGAGCCCTGGACGTGGAACGTCTGGCCCAAGCTCGACGAGGCGGTGCGCTCCGGCCGCAACGTCTTCGAGGACGTGTACGAAAGGGAGTTCTTCGAGTACCTCAACGAGGAGGCGCCCGAGTCCGCCTACGTCTTCAACCGGGCCATGACGACGTCCAGCGAGCAGTCGGCGCGGGACGTCGCGGCCCTGCTCGACCTCGGCGGGGTGTCCTCGGTCGCCGACATCGGAGGCGGTCAGGGCCAGGTCGTGGCCAGCCTGCTGGAGAAGCACCCCGGGATGCACGGCACCCTGCTCGACCTGCCGGGCGTGGTGGAGAACGCCGACGCGCGCCTGCGCGAGGGCGGTTCGCTGGCCGACCGGGTGCGCATCGTGCCCGGTGACTGCCGCGAGGACATCCCGGTCCAGGCGGACGTGTACATCATCAAGAACATCCTGGAGTGGGACGACGACAGCACCCGTCGGGCGCTGGCGAACGTCCGGAAGGCGGCGCGGCCCGGTGCCCGTGTCGTCGTCATCGAGAACCTCGTGGACGACACCCCGTCGATGAAGTTCACGACCTCCATGGACCTGCTGCTGCTCCTCAACGTCGGCGGCGCGAAGCACACCCGGCGGAGCATGGCCGACCGGCTGACGGCCGCCGGCCTGGTCATCGGCGAGGTCCGCCCGGTCAACGCGTATCTCCACGCGTTCGAGTGCACCGTCCCGGCCTGACCCGTCGAGGCGCCCCGGGCCGGCCCCGAACCGGCCGGCCCCGCAAACCCGAGGCCGCCGGCTCCGCGAACGCGGATCCGGCGGCCTCGGGTTGTGTCCCGGCGCCCGGTCAGGAGGCGGCGGCGCGCTCCCAGCGGTAGAAGCAGCGCGCCATGGCGTCCTTGGGGCTGCGCCACGTCTGCGGGTCGTACGCGCTGACGTACGCCGACAGTTCCTCGCTGACGCTGCGGAACTCCGGGTGCCCGACCACCTTCGCGATGGCGGGCGCGGGGTCCTTGTCGGACTCGATGAGGTGCATGTACACGTCACCGAACTGGAAGAGGCTGCGCCTGTTGACGCCGATCAGGTGCGGCAGTTCACCGCGGTCGGAGGCGGCGAACACGTCGGCGATCGCGGGTGCCGAGTCGGGCGCCATCCTGGCGACGATCAGGGCGTGATGCATCGGGGGTCCTTCCTGGTGGTCCGGTGATCAGCCCGGTACGGCGGGCGCGTTGCGGCGGTCGCGGGCGACCTGCTCGATGCGGTCCCGGATCAGGGCCATCTGGACGCGGGAGTTGCGGTTGATGTTGTCCGTCATCCAGGCGTCGTCGACCGGGGCCTCGGGCTTCATCGCGAAGTCCTGCACCCAGTGCATGTGGGTGCCGTCCGGGGTCTCCTTGTACTCCCACCGGATGTCCATGTGGGCGAAGGGGCCGGTCTCGACGCGGCGGGCCCGTACGGTCCGCGCGACGCGGTCCACGGTCCGCTCCGACACCCAGCTCCAGACCTTCCCGTTCTCGTCCGGGTGCATGGTCAGGCGGAAGCTCGTGGTGTCGCCGTCACGGGACAGCACCTCCAGGGACGCGTACTCGCTGAACAGCTGAGGCCAGTTCTCGATGTCGTTGGTCATGTCCCAGACCAGATCGAGAGGGGCGTCGATGGTGATGCTGTTCTCGGTGTGTCCTGCCACTTCAGGCTCCAGTCTTGAGGGTGCTGTTGACGAGGTCGAGGAACTCGCGGGGCGTCTTGCAACGCTCCGCGTCGGGCGGCAGCGGCTTGCTGTACCGGTTCTCCAGCTCGCCGACGATGCCGAGCAGGCCCAGCGAGTCGAGGCCGAGGGTGCCGAACGGGGAGTCCGACGCGTGGTGCAGCTGCTGGGGGTCGACGGTGACCCCGGCGGCCTTCTTCATCAGCTTGGCCAGTTCGTCGACGGTCACTTCGATGATCATCTGTGTTCTCCTTCCCGCCCGGTCCTATCGGGCGGAGTCGCCGCCGCGGCGCACGACCAGCGCCGCGTTGGATCCCATGAGTCCCCGGCTGAGGACCAGGGCCGTGTTCAGCTCGGCGGGGCGAGCGCTGGACATCACCAGGTCGAGGTCGTGGCAGATGTCGAACACGTTGGGGGTGGGGGGCACCTGGCCGTTCTCCATGGCGAGCACCGCGGCCGCGGTGTCCAGCACGGGTGCCGCGCAGTAGGCACGCCCGATCCCGGTCTTGGGCGCCGTGACGGGCACCCGGGTGCCGTGCGCCCCCAGGGCGTCGGCGATGGCCAGGGCTTCGGCGCGGTCCGCCTCCGGTACGCCCAGGGCGTCGGCGAACACGACGTCGATCTCCTGCGGGGCGCAGCCCGCCTCGTCGAGGGCGACCCGGATGGCCTGGGCGAGTCCCTCCCGGGACCGCTCCCAGCGGGAGGCCCCGGTGAAGGTGGCGCCGTGTCCTGCCACGGTGGCCCGGATCGCGGCACCGCGGTCGCGGGCACGGTCCGCCTCCTCCACGACGAGCATCGCGCCGCCCTCCGCGGGCGCGAACCCGCAGGCCCCCTCGGTGAAGGGCCGGTAGGCGCGCTCGGGGTCGTCGACGGTGCTGATCTCGGGGTAGCCGAGCTGGCACACCATCGAGTACGGGGCGAGGGGGGCCTCGGCGGACCCGGCGAGAACCGTGCCGGTGCCGCGCCGTACCCCGCGGGCGGCGTGCGCGACGGAGTCCAGGCCGCCCGCCTCGTCGCTCGCGACCACTCCGCACGGCCCCTTGAAGCCGCCCCGGATGGAGATCTGGCCGGTGCTGGCGGCGTAGAACCAGGCGATGGACTGGTACGGGCCGACGTACCGGGATCCCTGGCCCCACAGTTTCTGGAGTTCCCGCTGTCCGAACTCGCCGCCTCCGGAGCCGGCCGCGGTGACCACGCCGATGTTGTACGGCTCCGCGGGGTCCCCGTGGCCGAGGCCGGCGTCGTCCAGGGCGAGGACGGTCGCGGCCATGGCGAAGTGACTGAAGCGGTCCGTCTGGACGAGGAAGCGCTCCTCGATGAGGGAGGCGGCGTCGAAGGAACGGACCTCGCCCGCGATGCGGAGCGGCAGGTGCTCGCATCCCTCGCGGGTGATCCGGTCCAGAACGCCGACCCCCTCCCTGATGGACTTCCAGTACGCGTCGGCTCGCATTCCGTTGGGCGCGATCACACCGATTCCGGTGATGGCCGCGTGCCGGGGGCGCTGGGTGCGCAGACTGGTCATGGGTTCCTCCCACCCGGCCCGGTCAGGAGCACCGCGGACTGGAAACCGCCGAATCCGCTGCCCACGGAGAGCACGTTGTTCAGCTTCCGGGGGCGTGCGGTGCGCGGAACGTAGTCCAGGTCGCACTCGGGGTCGGGAGTTTCGTAGTTCGCGGTGGGCGGCACGACCTGGTGCTTCAGGGCGAGGACGCAGGCGACGACCTCGATCGCGCCGATCGCGCCCAGCGAGTGCCCCACCATGGACTTGATGGAGCTCATGGGCGTCTTGTACGCGTGGGCGCCCAGCGACCGCTTGACCGCGGCGGTCTCGTGGCGGTCGTTCTGCCGGGTGCCCGAGCCGTGGGCGTTGACGTAGTCGATCAGTGTCGGATCGAGTCGCGCCTGGTCGAGCGTGGTGTCGATCGCCCGGGCCATCTCGCGGCCCTCGCTGGTCAGACCGGTCATGTGGTAGGCGTTGCCGTAGGTGGCGTAGCCGCCGATCTCGCAGTAGATGTGCGCCCCGCGGGCCCGGGCGTGCTCGTACTCCTCCAGGACGAGTACCGCCGCGCCCTCGCCCATGACGAAGCCGTTGCGATGGGCGTCGAAGGGCCGGGAGGCGTGTTCCGGGTCGTCGTTGTCGGGCGACGTCGCCTTGATGGCGTCGAAGCAGGCCATGGTGATCGGGGATATGGGTGAGTCGGACGCCCCGGCGATGCAGACGTCCGCCCTGCCCTCCTCGATCGTGTGGAAGGCGTAGCCGACGGCGTCGAGTCCGGAGGTGCAGCCGGTGGAGACGGTCTGCACCGGGCCCTGTGCGCCGAACCGCTCGGCGACCACCGAGGCGAGCGTGCTGGGCGAGAACGCCAGGTGCAGTTGTGGATCGGCCTCGCGGTGGTCCACGTCCCACCGTCGACCGCCCGCGCTGACCTTGACGTAGTCGTGTTCCAGGCGGGTGGTACCGCCGACGGCGCTGCCGAGCGAGACACCGACACGCCAGGGGTCCTCCCTGTCGGTGTCGAGTCCCGAGTCGCGTACGGCCTCGTCGGCCGCGACCGCGGCGAACTGGATGTACCGGTCCGCGTGCCGGCTCAGCTCCGGGTCGAGACCGTGGGCGAGGGGGTCGAAGTCGCATTCGGCGGCTATGCGCGAGCGCAGGCCCGCCGGGTCGAACAGCGTGATGCCGCGGGTCGCGGTACGGCCGTTGGCGAGGAGGTCCCAGAACGCCGTCGCTCCGGTGCCGCCCGGAGCGACCACACCGATACCGGTGACGGCCACCCGCCGGGTCACTTTATGGCCCCACTTCGCTCGGACGGCCGTCCGTGGTCAGGCGCGGACAGGTCCGTCCCGGCGGCGACGAACTCAGGCGTGGGCCCGTGGCCGTCGGTCACCTCCGTGTCGACGTGACCGAGGCTCGGGCGGGGCGCGAGCGGGCCCAGGTGGAAGACCATGCGGGCCTCGGTGTCACCGACGTTGCGGAAGCGGTGGCGCATGTTGATCGGGATCAGGAGTCCCTGGTCCGGCCGGAGCGCGTGCGCCTCGCCGTCCAGGTCCACCTCGAGCGCGCCGGCGACGACGTACACGAACTCCTCGGAGTACGGGTGGTAGTGCTCGCCGATGCGCTCACCGGGCTGGATGATGGCCAGGCCCATGAACCCACTGGTGGAACCCGCGGTGGCGGGGGTGAGCATGGCCCGGATGTCGCCTCCGCGCCTGCGGTTGGGTTCCGTCTCGCTCAGGTCCACGATGCGTGGATGCTTCTGGATCATTCTTGATACCTCCGACTGTGGAAGTGGCGTGCGGTGGGGCGGCCGCGGGCCTGGGGACCGCGGCCGTCCGTCAGGAGTGCGCCGCGGTGCGGTCGGTGACGGGCATCATGTCGGCGTGCGACAGGAGACGGTTGGCGTTGCGTTCCGTCTCCAGGGAGCCCTCGACGCCGATCGCGGGACCGTCGAGCAGCCGCTCGAGCTCTCCGGCCTTGCCGGCGCCCTCGATGCCGAGCGACGCGAGGGGGTCGGCGTCGACTTCGCCCGTGATGTCGATCAGGCGCACCACGATGTCGTCGCGCTGGAAGACGGTGCTCCCGTAGACCGTCCCGTTGGGGTCGGCGGCCGCGGCCTCGTCCTGATGGGAGAGCAGCCGGGCGAGCTCCATCCCCTGGCCGCGCTTGGCCGGGTAGTACAGCGCGTGCCGGCGCAGGCCGGCGGGTTCCGGCCGGTCCGCCACCACGTGGTGCACGGCCGGCAGGGCCGCGCGGGTGAAGAAGACCCGTGCCGAGTCCTCGTCGCCCAGGTTCCGGTCCTGCTCCAGGTACGGGTTGATGGCCTCCTCGACCGCCCGTACCCCGGGCTGGCGTGCCACGTGACGCAGGGCCACGAGGAGGTCGCCCTCCACCTCGACCGCTCGCACGACGCGGTTGCCGTGCATGAAGAGCGAGGTGCGGCGCAGGCGCGTGGTGTCGTCGACCCGGGCCTGGGGCGCCTCGTACCCGGCCAGGATCTCGGCGACCTTCGACTCCGAGCCCGGCTTGACGGTGAAGGTGAGGGCGTGGCGAGCCACCCCCTCGCCCACGCGGGCCTGCACCTGCTGGGCCGCCTTGACGGCCTTG includes:
- a CDS encoding beta-ketoacyl-[acyl-carrier-protein] synthase family protein, with amino-acid sequence MTRRVAVTGIGVVAPGGTGATAFWDLLANGRTATRGITLFDPAGLRSRIAAECDFDPLAHGLDPELSRHADRYIQFAAVAADEAVRDSGLDTDREDPWRVGVSLGSAVGGTTRLEHDYVKVSAGGRRWDVDHREADPQLHLAFSPSTLASVVAERFGAQGPVQTVSTGCTSGLDAVGYAFHTIEEGRADVCIAGASDSPISPITMACFDAIKATSPDNDDPEHASRPFDAHRNGFVMGEGAAVLVLEEYEHARARGAHIYCEIGGYATYGNAYHMTGLTSEGREMARAIDTTLDQARLDPTLIDYVNAHGSGTRQNDRHETAAVKRSLGAHAYKTPMSSIKSMVGHSLGAIGAIEVVACVLALKHQVVPPTANYETPDPECDLDYVPRTARPRKLNNVLSVGSGFGGFQSAVLLTGPGGRNP
- a CDS encoding SRPBCC family protein, which codes for MAGHTENSITIDAPLDLVWDMTNDIENWPQLFSEYASLEVLSRDGDTTSFRLTMHPDENGKVWSWVSERTVDRVARTVRARRVETGPFAHMDIRWEYKETPDGTHMHWVQDFAMKPEAPVDDAWMTDNINRNSRVQMALIRDRIEQVARDRRNAPAVPG
- a CDS encoding cupin domain-containing protein gives rise to the protein MIQKHPRIVDLSETEPNRRRGGDIRAMLTPATAGSTSGFMGLAIIQPGERIGEHYHPYSEEFVYVVAGALEVDLDGEAHALRPDQGLLIPINMRHRFRNVGDTEARMVFHLGPLAPRPSLGHVDTEVTDGHGPTPEFVAAGTDLSAPDHGRPSERSGAIK
- a CDS encoding phosphopantetheine-binding protein — protein: MIIEVTVDELAKLMKKAAGVTVDPQQLHHASDSPFGTLGLDSLGLLGIVGELENRYSKPLPPDAERCKTPREFLDLVNSTLKTGA
- a CDS encoding SchA/CurD-like domain-containing protein, which produces MTSSGRISQSAFDGSRLRVILLLDLYEGAQQEFLDAYEHMCNQVASVPGHISDQLCQSIENPSQWLITSEWESAPPFLAWVNSEEHVETVRPMHSCVRDTRSMRYSVLRETHPNQQQAAPKAAKAVKAAQQVQARVGEGVARHALTFTVKPGSESKVAEILAGYEAPQARVDDTTRLRRTSLFMHGNRVVRAVEVEGDLLVALRHVARQPGVRAVEEAINPYLEQDRNLGDEDSARVFFTRAALPAVHHVVADRPEPAGLRRHALYYPAKRGQGMELARLLSHQDEAAAADPNGTVYGSTVFQRDDIVVRLIDITGEVDADPLASLGIEGAGKAGELERLLDGPAIGVEGSLETERNANRLLSHADMMPVTDRTAAHS
- a CDS encoding TcmI family type II polyketide cyclase, which produces MHHALIVARMAPDSAPAIADVFAASDRGELPHLIGVNRRSLFQFGDVYMHLIESDKDPAPAIAKVVGHPEFRSVSEELSAYVSAYDPQTWRSPKDAMARCFYRWERAAAS
- a CDS encoding ketosynthase chain-length factor: MTSLRTQRPRHAAITGIGVIAPNGMRADAYWKSIREGVGVLDRITREGCEHLPLRIAGEVRSFDAASLIEERFLVQTDRFSHFAMAATVLALDDAGLGHGDPAEPYNIGVVTAAGSGGGEFGQRELQKLWGQGSRYVGPYQSIAWFYAASTGQISIRGGFKGPCGVVASDEAGGLDSVAHAARGVRRGTGTVLAGSAEAPLAPYSMVCQLGYPEISTVDDPERAYRPFTEGACGFAPAEGGAMLVVEEADRARDRGAAIRATVAGHGATFTGASRWERSREGLAQAIRVALDEAGCAPQEIDVVFADALGVPEADRAEALAIADALGAHGTRVPVTAPKTGIGRAYCAAPVLDTAAAVLAMENGQVPPTPNVFDICHDLDLVMSSARPAELNTALVLSRGLMGSNAALVVRRGGDSAR
- a CDS encoding methyltransferase, with product MTTAEQAPPPPMRLRELVFGAACAAAVRAAARLGVADALEETPMSVEDLAAAVKTQPQTLRRLLRALSCQGVFVEQPDGAFAHTEMSRLLREDDPHSLRYIALWCTEPWTWNVWPKLDEAVRSGRNVFEDVYEREFFEYLNEEAPESAYVFNRAMTTSSEQSARDVAALLDLGGVSSVADIGGGQGQVVASLLEKHPGMHGTLLDLPGVVENADARLREGGSLADRVRIVPGDCREDIPVQADVYIIKNILEWDDDSTRRALANVRKAARPGARVVVIENLVDDTPSMKFTTSMDLLLLLNVGGAKHTRRSMADRLTAAGLVIGEVRPVNAYLHAFECTVPA